The Usitatibacter rugosus genome segment CATTTCGAACGGCACTGCCTCCTGGAGCAAGCGATATTGCTCGCGTCTAGAAATGGACTGCGCCTTGCCAAGCTGAACCATCAACTGAGCACCTACTTCGGCGGTCAACGATCCGTCGTCAACCCATCCGTCGAATACCGCCTTCACCCGCTCCGTGGCTTGCTTGCGCAAAGGCCGATCAACCGAGAATCGCTCGCTGGACCTCTTTGCCGTTATCTCGTTGACTAGTCCTTCAAATGCGGAGAACAGCGAAACAAGCTTTCGTTCGACCGAGTGTCTCCGAGCATTCTCGAGTGCATAGAAGGCGCTACGCATATGGAGCAGGTACGTCGACGCGCGGAGCGGGACGATACAAGCATTCAAGAACCGCTCAAAGTCCCCCAACTCGACCATTCCGCCATTCACTATCGTTTCATGGCGCTGCTCACCTGCGGGTAGTCGTAGCTGCCGGCGAAAGTAATGGACCCGATTACGCCGGTCCGACGCTATCCATCCCGCGCACCTGGTGGGGATACGCGACGCAAAGCCAGCGAGCAGCAAGAGGTCCTCCAACACGGGAAGCGACTCACTCTCAAGGACCTTGGTACCAGCAGCTGGCGTGGCAGTGGAAACCCTGGCGACCAGGTAGCTCTTTGATCGCATGACGCGATGATCGGTGCTAGCGTCCCAATCGTAGAGATGACGAAAGCTGATCGTGCCCAATGAAGGAACTCGTACTCGGATCACGTCTCTTGTCTCGGACTTACAACCACCTCCAGGCGACGGATTGAACCGCACCGTAGGTTCCAACATCCTGTTCGGCGTAAGAACGAAGTGAACTGAGGTTCGCCCAGTAGGACTCTCCGTCGAAAGTTGACGAATGAGCTCCAAGTTCCCCACTAAACCTTTGGCGAAGCATGGGCGCACCCGCTCAAGGCCCTTGGCTCCGGTTCGGTGAATATGGATTTCGCTCATACGAACCTGCCAGTTGGCCTTCGCGCGGCGACGCGGGGCTGGATGTTCAAATATGCCGAATCCCGTCAATGGAACATTTCGACCTCTCCAACTGAACTCGGCCTTTAGTTCGCCGGAGTCCCAAGGAGGCAATACCAGATTGCATTGGACGTTCGATTGCACCACGGCTCCGATGGTCAATCGCCCGCTCTCAGCGATTACCCACGGCTCAAATTCATGCGTCATAGCCACCGCCACAACAGCGACATCATCGAGATGCGGGAAATTGGGTCGAAGCCACTCATTTCAGATCGGGGATATCGACAATTCGCGCTAGAAGCCAGTCGGCGAGTTCCGTGGGGACTAAGTACTGCATCGCGGTTCCGTTCCATCGCCCGATGCCTTCGTCGTGCAAGAGACCCATGCTGACCAACTCTGCGCATACCAACAGCAGCACTTCTCGCGAACGGCCTGGGAGCTTGTCAGTGAGAAGTTCGGGGGGCATTTTTGCCGGACCCACTTCCCCTTCCTTGAGCGCAATGGTGCGCAGTCCCACGAACGCTCCATCACATACTCGGGCAGACGTGGCCGCAACCAAGACCTCGATATGGGGCAGATCGAGACTGGACAGAAGGCGCATCGCCAGCTCAGTTTCTTCCCAATCGGGGGCGGCGGCGATCTGATGGGCAACGAGTCCTGCAAACATCGCTCGTTTCGATTCCGATCGTGTTCGTTCGACGTGTTCGAACACATTCCTCATCACATCGAGAAAAGCAGGGGAGTTCAAGTCGAGTGCCGAATTTGCCTCAACGCACTCCAAACGGCCATGCAGCTCCACGATGAAGTGCTCGATTCGGGCGCGAAAAATTGCGGCTGCTCGACCGTCTAAGAGGGCGTCAAGTGCCGGACCGAGATGCGGTAAGAGGTGAAGGCTCGCCCGCAGTGTTGGACGGTCGGAGTATTCCTCTGCTAGAGCGTCTATGGCATTAACGACTGCAGATGCAGTGGCGAGTTTTTCTTTTAGGCTTGCCATGGCGCCCCTCTAAGGCTGTTTGCACCGGATTACCACGTAGCTCGACAGGCAGAAATTCGCTTGAGTCGCTTGGCTTCCTGCAAGCGATTCCGCTCTTCGTAGCGTATCCCAAGGGATCAACGCCTGCCCGGCAGTTGCCCGCGCCTCGCGAGTCACCAGACGATTGCGGCCCGACACATCGTTGTTGCCGCGAAGCGGGCTGCGAATCGCATGGCCTCCCTCCTGTCGGTGGCTGCCGGCCGCTCGGGTGTCGGCCTTCGATCAGCCTCCATCCTGCTCCGGGGCCTTCCGGGGGTCCATTCGATTTTTAGGCTCTTGTGTTAACCTTTGGTTTACACATGAATGCCGCCTCCAAGCGAAACCTGCACCGGCTGAGGCTCTCACAGCTCCAGCTCGTATGCCTGCTTTCGGAAACAGGCAGCATGCGCACCGCCTCCGAGCGGCTGCACCTTTCGGCACCCGCGCTCTCCAAAAGCCTCCGTGAAGTCGAGTCGATGGCGGGCGCGTCGTTGTTCGAGCGCAGCGCCCAGGGCATGAAGCCCACGGCATCCGGCGAGGCCTTCATCCGGCACGCGCGCGGCATCCTGCAGCGAGTCCCCGCACTGGGCGAAACGGCGAACGCGCAAGGCATCGGCGTTCGCACGACGTTCCGCCTCGGCACCGCACCCTTCATCGCGTGGAAGATGTTGCCGCCCGCGCTGCTGGAGATGGCGGGCCACGCCGACCTGCCGCGCTTCCACCTGGTGGAGAGCCGCATCGTGCCGCTCGCCGAGCAACTCGTGAACGGCGAGCTCGATGCCGTGCTCACGCTCTTCACCCCCGAAGCCATCGAAGTCTTCGGCAACACGGCACTGGCCCTCGAGCAGGTGCGATCGGAGCGGCTCTTCGTCGTGACGGCGAAGGGCGATCGCGATGCGGGCCGGGGAGCCACGTGGAAGAAGCTCGCGAATCGCGAGTGGATCCTGCCGCCCGCCAGCTACACCGCACGCATCCTCGTGCAGCGCGCCTATCTCGCCGCCGGGTTGCTGCCGCCCGAGCCGCACATCGAATCCATCGACATCCCCGCGATGCTGGCGCTCGTGAAGGCCGGCCTGGGGATCACGCCCGCGTTCGAATCCACGGTGCGCGAAGACCTCGCCGCCGGGACGCTGCGCCGCGTGCGCATGGAAGAAGAGTTGCCCGCCGTGCCGATCGGCCTTGCGTATCGAAAGGCCGCGTCGGATGCCTCGACCATCACCGCACTCCGAGACGCCCTGAAGCACACCTCCAAAGGAGAAAAACCATGATCACCGCCCGCCGCTCGATCCGGCACCTGCGCCGTGCCGCGAAGCCCGTGACCTCCGGACGCATCCGCACGCCGCAGCGCACGGCCGTCCTCGCCGCGGAGCTGCGCGGCGCGCTCATGGCGACCCTCGGTGCCGGTCGCGCCGGCTCGGGCCCGACTTCGCAGCGCCTGCTCCAGGCGAAGCTGATGATGGTGCTGCAGCGGGTGCACAGCCGCGAGGGCCTCACCCTGCCGCCGACCGGCCCGCATGCACAGATGCGCGCGGCCATCGAGGCACGGCGCCTGCGCGACGCGTTGCAGCTCGCGATGCGCGGTGGGCACATCCCGATGTCGCCCGCCCTCCTGGCCCTGCAGCACGCGATCGAGGACCTCGCCAAGCCGTAACCGCGGCGAAGCAAATCCGCGGCGTGCAGCGGGTAACATGCGGGCGTCCCAATGCAACCGCAGGCCCGCGCCATGAAGCAGTCCTACACGTATTCGATCGCGCCGAAGCAATTCGCGACGGCCGCCGTCATCAACAGCCGCACTGCGTCACCCCGGCCGTACAGGATCGGTTCCTTCCTGGGCTCGGTGCTGATGTTCGGCGGGCTCGGCGTCCTCGCCCAGATGGGATTGTCGGGGCGGACCGTCCCGTCCCTCGTGGTGTTGTGGGCCGTGGCCGCGGCGATCGCGGGCTTCTTCGCGATGAACGTATCCACGCTGGCGGGTTACCGGCGCGCGATCTCCCGCAGCGCGTATCTCGCATCCCCGCGCACGATGGACATCGAGCCCGAGGGTTTGCGGTTCACGTCGGAAGACACGCAGTCGCTGCATCGCTGGGACCGGATCGCGAGCGCGCGCATCGCGCACGACACCGTGCACCTGAGCCTCGATTCCGTGACGTTCGTCCCGATACCGATCGCGGCATTCGAGTCGCCGGCGGAAGCCGATGAGTTCGTGGCGATGGTCAACGCGCGCGTGAAGGAAGCGGCCGTCGCGGCAGGGCCCGGTCTCGTCACGGCAGAATCCAGTCTCGCTGTCACGAGCTCCGATGCAGCCCCGGTGGAATCCCCCGTGCCGGCAGCCGACGTGCCGCCGACCCGCATGCGCCAGGCAGGAAGCATGGTCGTCGATGCGCTGCGCCTCACGTTCTTCCTGCGGCCACGCGATGGCCGGCCGCCGGGAAGCTGGAAGGCCGCGTTCCTCCTCACCGTGATCGGCGTGCTGATCCCGACGGCGTTCGGTTTCATCCTCGCGGGGCTCGACGGCGAGTGGAACGGCTGGGCACTGGCCAGCGCCCTCATGCACGTGCCGCTGCTGTTGCTGGCAGCGATCGCCGCCGCGCTCGCCATCGGCCGCACCTCCGAAGTGCCGCGGCTCTTCGTGGCCGGATTGCTGATCGAGATCGTGCTCGACGTCCTGCAGTACCTGGCGTTCATGCTCACGGGCCCCAGCGAAAGCCTTTACCTGCCGATGCTCTACGGCATCGTCGGTCCCTGGATGATCCTGGCGGTCGCCGTCTTCGCGGCGCGCCAGGTGGAGCCCAGCCTGCGCCGGTTCGGCGCGCTCGCATCCTGCTTCGTGATCCTGATGCCGCTGTCCTCGGCTTACCGCGACCGCGTGCTGTGGACGGAGAAGCACGATTCCGCGGACACCACCGCGGCCCGGGATCGCGTCACGCCGGCCACCGAGGCGGTCTTCTACAAGCAGCCCGGCCTGCTCACGCAATCGCTCGAGGCCATTCACCCCGGCAAGAAGGGCGTGATCGACGTCTTCTTCGTGGCGTTCGGCGGCTACGGCAGCCAGGACGTGTTCCGCCGCGAGGTCGACGCGACGACGAAGCTGATGGCCGAGCGCTTCGGCGCCGAGGGTCACTCGATCCGCCTCATCAACAACCGCTCGACGCTCAACGACCTGCCCATCGCCAGCAAGACCAGCCTGCGCGCGGCGCTGAATCGCATTGCGAGCGTGATGGACAAGGACGAGGACGTCCTCGTGCTCTTCATGACCTCGCATGGCTCCGAGCAGCACCGGTTCTCGTTGCAGCTCTGGCCGCTGAATTTCGAGGAGGTCGATCCCGCGGCACTGCGTACGCTGCTCGACGAATCCGGCATTCGCAACCGGGTGGTGATCGTCTCGGCCTGCTATTCGGGCGGGTTCGTGAAGCCGCTCGAGGACCCGGACACGCTGGTCGTCACGGCCGCCGCGGCGGACAAGACCTCCTTCGGCTGCAGCAACGAGGCGGAGTGGACGTACTTCGGCAAGGCGTACTTCGACGACGGCCTGCGCAACACCCGTTCGTTCACGAAAGCCTTCGAGATCGCGCAGCCGCTGATCGTCGAGCGCGAGGCGAAGGTGCGCGCGGAGAAATCCGATCCGCAGATGTCCGTGGGTGCGAACATCGCGCCGCGCCTTGCGGCGTTGGAAGCACAGCTCGAGGGCAAGGCAACGCCCGCGCCCAAGCAGTAGGATGCGGCGATGAAGTCTTTCCTCCTCGCGTTGTTCCTGGGTACCGCAACCGCCGCGCTCGCGGACCTGCCGATTCCCCGCGCAGCGAGCCCCGATGAGGTTGGAATGTCTTCCGCGAAGCTCGCGGAGATGGAAGCGGCCACGCGGGAGCACATCAAGACCGGGGTTCCCGCCGGCGCCGTGATTCTCATCGCGCGCAAAGGCAAGGTGGCGTACTTCTCCGCGTTGGGTGAGCGCGACCGCGCGGAGCACAAGCCGATGCGCACCGACTCACCCTTCCGCATTTACTCGATGACGAAGCCGATCGTGAGCGTGGCGATCCTGATGCTGGCCGAGGAAGGAAAGCTCTCCCTCAAGGACCCCGTCTCACGCTACATCGCCGGCTTCGATCCCGCGATGACGATCGAGCACCTGCTCACGCACACTTCGGGACTCACCTATCCCGCGCCGGGCGACACGCCGTTCGCGAAGGCGTGGAACAGCGCCGGGATCCTCAATCGCGACGTCGAGAATTCCGAGCAGGCCGCGCGCATCGCGAAGCTGCCGCTCAAGTTCTCGCCGGGCACGCGCTGGGAGTACGGCGTTTCCATCGACGTGCTGGGCCGCGTACTCGAAGTGATCGAGAAGCAGCCACTGGGCAACGTACTCGAGCAACGCCTCTTCCGCCCGCTCGGAATGGAGGACACCGGCTTCTTCCTCGTGCCCGGAGTCGCCGCACGCGCCGCGCAGCCGTGGAAGCGCCCCGATGGGCCCGTGCCGCCGAGCTTCGCGATCGCGCAGCGTCCCGCTTTCGAATCCGGTGGCCATGGGCTGGTGAGCACGACGGAGGATTACCTGCGCTTCTGCCTCATGCTGCTGAACGGCGGCGAGTGGAAGGGCAAGCGCTATCTCACGCGGAAGACCGTGGACCTCATGACCGCCAACCACGTGGGCGAGATGCTCAACCGTCCGGGCTTCGGGTTCGGCTACGGCTTCGAGGTGCGTGCCGCGGACGGCGCCTACGGATGGGGCGGCTACGCGGGCACGTACTTCTGGATCGATCCGAAGGAAGAGCTCATCGCCATCTACATGGTGCAGGTCGCCGACGTGGATCGCACGCCGCTCCGCAAGCAGTTCCGGGAGCAGGTCGAGGCGGCGATGAGCGTGCGCGACGAGCGCGCGACGATTCGGTAGAATTTCCCGAGAATCAAAAAACAACATCAGGGAACCGGATCTTGAATTTCAGCGCGCGCCTGGGGGCTTTTGCCCTCGCAGTTTCGTCTTGCCTCATTCCCACCGCAGCACACGCAATCTGTAACGCGAACGACCTCGCGTCCTTCCAGAACTGCGTCGCGACGATTACGCCGGGCGATACGCTCGTCCTCGGCGCGAACATCGACCTCACGGGTGTCGGCTTCGGCATGGTGAACAACGACTTCGTGCTCGCGAACGGCGCGTTCATGCTGACGGGCTCGGGGGGGATCCCGAAGGACGGCCCGGGCAACGTGACCCTCACGGGCGCGAATGGATTCGATCCGGGCACGACGCTTTCGATCAACCAGGGCACCGTCTCGATCGCCGTGCCGGGCGCCGTTCCAAGTACCGTCTCCCTCGACAATGGCGCGAAGCTGGTCGCCCTCTCCGACATGGCGTTGACGGCCGTCGTGCGCTTCGGAACGACAGGCACCAGCATCGTGGCGGCGGCCCCCGGCCGAACCCTCACGCTGGCACAGACCCTGCAAGTCGAAGACGCCAACGCGCAGCTCAACGACCCCGTCAACAACGGGACCATCCGCATCACGGCAAGCGTGTTGTTCTTCACCCCCGCGACAACCCTGGTCGTACAGTCCGGGGTCGTGGAGGGCGCGAGCGCTGTACTTCCGGCCATCACGGGGAGCGCGGCGAGCACCAGGGTCATGGCAGGGGCATTGCTCCGCTTCACGACCGCCAATGCCTCGATCCGGAACCTGGTGGGCAACGGAAACGTCGAGGAAACCTCGGGTACGACACTGCGGATCCAGGGCGGGGACTTCGGGGGCCAGATCACCGCTACCGTGCTGCAGAAGATCAGCGGGAGCGTGCTGCGCCTCAGCGGCACCAGCGGCCCCGGCCAGACCCAGATCCTGGTGGGTACCCTCGTGCTGGACGGCACGCTGACTTCCCCACTGACCGTCGCCGCCGGCGGGACGTTGCGGGGCAGCGGGACCGTCACCAGTACCGTGAACCTCTCTGCCGGAGCGATCGCGCCGGGGGCGAACACCGCGGGCGCATCTGCAACGATGTCGTTCCAGGGGGTCTCCTTCAATGGCGCGCAGTACTTCGTCGACATCCCCGGGCCCTTTGCGTATGACCGCGTGCAGTCCGGCACATCCATCACGGGAAC includes the following:
- a CDS encoding serine hydrolase domain-containing protein, which gives rise to MKSFLLALFLGTATAALADLPIPRAASPDEVGMSSAKLAEMEAATREHIKTGVPAGAVILIARKGKVAYFSALGERDRAEHKPMRTDSPFRIYSMTKPIVSVAILMLAEEGKLSLKDPVSRYIAGFDPAMTIEHLLTHTSGLTYPAPGDTPFAKAWNSAGILNRDVENSEQAARIAKLPLKFSPGTRWEYGVSIDVLGRVLEVIEKQPLGNVLEQRLFRPLGMEDTGFFLVPGVAARAAQPWKRPDGPVPPSFAIAQRPAFESGGHGLVSTTEDYLRFCLMLLNGGEWKGKRYLTRKTVDLMTANHVGEMLNRPGFGFGYGFEVRAADGAYGWGGYAGTYFWIDPKEELIAIYMVQVADVDRTPLRKQFREQVEAAMSVRDERATIR
- a CDS encoding HEPN domain-containing protein: MGTISFRHLYDWDASTDHRVMRSKSYLVARVSTATPAAGTKVLESESLPVLEDLLLLAGFASRIPTRCAGWIASDRRNRVHYFRRQLRLPAGEQRHETIVNGGMVELGDFERFLNACIVPLRASTYLLHMRSAFYALENARRHSVERKLVSLFSAFEGLVNEITAKRSSERFSVDRPLRKQATERVKAVFDGWVDDGSLTAEVGAQLMVQLGKAQSISRREQYRLLQEAVPFEMEDLWPLVGRKGVKSLYDIRNAIAHGSAMSPSRFHALVAAGHHIEWLLERLICAILGWSLEDTDLSSSELRSYWLSQTCDWRLAEKGFGE
- a CDS encoding LysR family transcriptional regulator, with the protein product MRTASERLHLSAPALSKSLREVESMAGASLFERSAQGMKPTASGEAFIRHARGILQRVPALGETANAQGIGVRTTFRLGTAPFIAWKMLPPALLEMAGHADLPRFHLVESRIVPLAEQLVNGELDAVLTLFTPEAIEVFGNTALALEQVRSERLFVVTAKGDRDAGRGATWKKLANREWILPPASYTARILVQRAYLAAGLLPPEPHIESIDIPAMLALVKAGLGITPAFESTVREDLAAGTLRRVRMEEELPAVPIGLAYRKAASDASTITALRDALKHTSKGEKP
- a CDS encoding C13 family peptidase, with the protein product MQPQARAMKQSYTYSIAPKQFATAAVINSRTASPRPYRIGSFLGSVLMFGGLGVLAQMGLSGRTVPSLVVLWAVAAAIAGFFAMNVSTLAGYRRAISRSAYLASPRTMDIEPEGLRFTSEDTQSLHRWDRIASARIAHDTVHLSLDSVTFVPIPIAAFESPAEADEFVAMVNARVKEAAVAAGPGLVTAESSLAVTSSDAAPVESPVPAADVPPTRMRQAGSMVVDALRLTFFLRPRDGRPPGSWKAAFLLTVIGVLIPTAFGFILAGLDGEWNGWALASALMHVPLLLLAAIAAALAIGRTSEVPRLFVAGLLIEIVLDVLQYLAFMLTGPSESLYLPMLYGIVGPWMILAVAVFAARQVEPSLRRFGALASCFVILMPLSSAYRDRVLWTEKHDSADTTAARDRVTPATEAVFYKQPGLLTQSLEAIHPGKKGVIDVFFVAFGGYGSQDVFRREVDATTKLMAERFGAEGHSIRLINNRSTLNDLPIASKTSLRAALNRIASVMDKDEDVLVLFMTSHGSEQHRFSLQLWPLNFEEVDPAALRTLLDESGIRNRVVIVSACYSGGFVKPLEDPDTLVVTAAAADKTSFGCSNEAEWTYFGKAYFDDGLRNTRSFTKAFEIAQPLIVEREAKVRAEKSDPQMSVGANIAPRLAALEAQLEGKATPAPKQ
- a CDS encoding choice-of-anchor U domain-containing protein is translated as MNFSARLGAFALAVSSCLIPTAAHAICNANDLASFQNCVATITPGDTLVLGANIDLTGVGFGMVNNDFVLANGAFMLTGSGGIPKDGPGNVTLTGANGFDPGTTLSINQGTVSIAVPGAVPSTVSLDNGAKLVALSDMALTAVVRFGTTGTSIVAAAPGRTLTLAQTLQVEDANAQLNDPVNNGTIRITASVLFFTPATTLVVQSGVVEGASAVLPAITGSAASTRVMAGALLRFTTANASIRNLVGNGNVEETSGTTLRIQGGDFGGQITATVLQKISGSVLRLSGTSGPGQTQILVGTLVLDGTLTSPLTVAAGGTLRGSGTVTSTVNLSAGAIAPGANTAGASATMSFQGVSFNGAQYFVDIPGPFAYDRVQSGTSITGTGATLTLGVVAASLPPGTAIALLTNAGNVTPLPFIFTGLPEGSTLTGGGHTFRISYVGGDGNDATLTVVNAPDAPTLMSATPGNGTATLAFTPNADGGSAILDYTATCGAAPPVTLAASPIVVTGLANGVAVSCTVTARNAIGTSPPSNALMVTPVQPSFSGPSATGTGTITAVLSGGGAGCTFAPTPSFIPVTAVATPPPAGVTFPHGLFDFTLTGCTPGSTATLAITYPTSVTGIRYWKFGPTPSDPAPHWYTIASAVAGNTITIAIVDGGLGDDDLVANGTIVDQGGPGFGPGGVAAVPTLSEWLLLMLVASMVGVAAVGRRRARG